A genomic segment from Halomonas sp. GD1P12 encodes:
- a CDS encoding RidA family protein gives MSVTYHDSNARMSQIAIHNGTVYLAGQVPADATADMKGQTEQVLSRIDELLEKAGSSKAHLISAQVWVTDMAEFDAMNVAWEAWIGSNNPPVRAALEAKLAKPEWKVEIMVVAALANG, from the coding sequence ATGAGCGTGACCTACCACGACAGCAACGCCCGCATGAGCCAAATCGCCATTCACAACGGCACCGTTTATCTGGCAGGCCAGGTACCGGCCGACGCCACCGCCGATATGAAAGGCCAGACCGAGCAGGTGCTGTCGCGCATCGACGAGCTGCTGGAAAAAGCGGGTTCCTCGAAAGCGCACTTGATCTCCGCCCAGGTCTGGGTCACCGATATGGCCGAGTTCGATGCGATGAACGTCGCCTGGGAAGCCTGGATCGGTTCGAACAACCCGCCGGTGCGTGCCGCCCTTGAAGCCAAACTGGCCAAGCCCGAGTGGAAGGTCGAAATCATGGTCGTGGCGGCACTGGCCAACGGCTGA
- the tgt gene encoding tRNA guanosine(34) transglycosylase Tgt produces MRFERLAEDGRARRGRLHFPRGTVETPAFMPVGTYGTVKGMTPESVKEIGAEIILGNTFHLWLRPGTEVIEAHGDLHDFAQWDKPILTDSGGFQVFSLGEMRKITEQGVHFRSPVDGSKVFMGPEESMAVQRSLGSDVVMIFDECTPYPATFEEAEKSMELSLRWAKRSRDAHGDSPSALFGIIQGGMHPELRERSLKGLMEIGFDGLAIGGLSVGEPKEEMIKVLDYLPTWMPDDKPRYLMGVGKPEDLVEGVRRGVDMFDCVMPTRNARNGHLFVSTGTVKIRNATHRHDTRPLDDECDCYTCQNFSRSYLHHLDRCNEMLGSMLNTIHNLRFYQRVMADLRAAIEAGTLTAFVEGFYAQRGLPVPPLAK; encoded by the coding sequence ATGCGCTTCGAGCGCCTAGCCGAGGACGGCCGCGCGCGCCGCGGCCGCCTTCACTTTCCCCGCGGCACGGTCGAAACCCCGGCCTTCATGCCGGTGGGCACCTATGGCACCGTCAAGGGCATGACGCCGGAATCGGTGAAAGAGATCGGTGCCGAGATCATTCTGGGCAACACCTTTCACCTGTGGCTGCGCCCGGGCACGGAAGTGATCGAGGCCCACGGCGACCTGCACGACTTCGCTCAGTGGGACAAGCCGATTCTCACCGACTCCGGCGGCTTCCAGGTCTTTTCGCTTGGCGAGATGCGCAAGATCACCGAACAGGGCGTACATTTTCGCTCGCCAGTAGATGGCAGCAAGGTGTTCATGGGCCCGGAAGAGTCGATGGCGGTGCAGCGCTCGCTGGGCTCCGATGTGGTGATGATCTTTGACGAGTGCACGCCCTACCCGGCGACGTTCGAGGAAGCCGAGAAATCCATGGAGCTCTCGCTTCGCTGGGCCAAACGCTCCCGGGACGCCCACGGCGATTCACCCTCGGCGCTTTTCGGCATCATCCAGGGCGGCATGCACCCCGAGCTTCGCGAGCGCTCCCTGAAAGGGCTGATGGAGATCGGCTTCGATGGCTTGGCGATCGGCGGGCTTTCCGTGGGCGAACCCAAGGAAGAGATGATCAAGGTGCTCGACTACCTGCCGACCTGGATGCCGGATGACAAGCCGCGCTATCTGATGGGTGTGGGCAAGCCCGAGGATTTGGTCGAAGGCGTGCGCCGGGGCGTGGACATGTTCGACTGCGTGATGCCGACCCGCAACGCGCGAAACGGCCACCTGTTCGTCTCCACCGGCACCGTCAAAATTCGTAACGCCACGCACCGCCACGACACCCGACCGCTCGATGACGAGTGCGACTGCTACACCTGCCAGAATTTCTCGCGCAGCTACCTACATCACCTGGATCGCTGCAATGAAATGCTCGGCTCGATGCTCAATACGATCCATAACCTGCGCTTTTATCAGCGGGTCATGGCGGATTTGCGCGCGGCAATCGAAGCGGGTACATTGACCGCCTTTGTGGAAGGCTTTTATGCCCAGCGCGGCCTGCCCGTGCCACCGCTTGCCAAGTGA
- a CDS encoding FAD-binding oxidoreductase — protein sequence MKITLEALRAIVGPNHVLTGSDVTSRQEDWMTGAPCQAGAIVRPASTEELSAVMRACFECKQTVVTHGGLTGLVHGTQTSPDDLVISLERMTAIESVDPVGATLTVQAGAPLQRVQETAEDIGLQFPLDLGARGSCTIGGNIATNAGGVRVIRYGMMRQQVLGLEAVMADGRVVSSMNHMLKNNAGFDLKQLFVGTEGVLGIVTRAVLRLQPPTPSEHTAMVACPSFEALTALLAQMGKTLGGGLGAFEVMWQNYYQLLTETLGRHTPPISTEHPYYVIIECLGSDDARSEAQFRDALEQAMEAELIIDAVIAQSSTQRDGLWAIREDIEGLKEGLHPVLTFDVSLPIADMERYTQTLEARLEASWPDPQLIVFGHLGDSNLHISVGVGSKEPAVRRAVEALVYEPLTALGGSISAEHGIGLEKRAWLGSCRNEAEIELMQTLKKSLDPFGLLNRGKILDETLFE from the coding sequence ATGAAGATCACCCTGGAGGCCCTACGCGCAATCGTAGGCCCTAACCATGTCTTGACTGGCAGCGATGTGACGAGCCGGCAGGAAGATTGGATGACCGGCGCGCCGTGTCAGGCCGGTGCCATCGTTCGACCAGCCAGTACCGAGGAGCTTTCAGCGGTGATGCGCGCCTGCTTCGAGTGCAAGCAGACCGTGGTGACCCACGGCGGGCTAACGGGACTTGTTCACGGTACTCAAACCAGCCCTGACGATCTTGTCATCTCGCTGGAGCGTATGACCGCCATCGAGAGCGTCGACCCGGTAGGCGCCACGCTGACGGTTCAGGCCGGCGCGCCGCTGCAGCGCGTGCAGGAAACCGCCGAGGACATCGGGCTACAGTTTCCGCTGGATTTGGGCGCGCGGGGCAGCTGCACCATCGGCGGCAACATCGCCACCAACGCGGGTGGCGTGCGGGTGATTCGTTACGGCATGATGCGCCAGCAGGTGCTGGGGCTCGAAGCGGTGATGGCCGACGGGCGCGTGGTTAGCTCGATGAACCACATGCTCAAGAACAACGCCGGCTTCGATCTCAAGCAGCTGTTCGTGGGCACCGAAGGCGTACTGGGTATCGTGACCCGCGCGGTGCTACGCCTGCAACCGCCTACGCCGAGCGAACACACCGCCATGGTCGCCTGCCCTTCTTTTGAGGCCTTGACGGCGCTGCTCGCTCAGATGGGTAAGACGCTGGGCGGCGGGCTCGGGGCGTTCGAGGTGATGTGGCAAAACTACTACCAGCTGCTGACAGAAACCTTGGGACGGCACACGCCCCCGATTTCTACAGAGCACCCTTACTACGTGATCATCGAGTGTCTGGGGAGCGACGACGCCCGCAGTGAGGCTCAGTTTCGCGATGCGCTGGAACAGGCCATGGAAGCGGAGCTGATCATCGATGCGGTTATCGCGCAGTCCAGCACCCAGCGTGACGGCCTGTGGGCGATACGGGAAGATATCGAAGGACTCAAGGAAGGGCTGCACCCGGTACTGACCTTCGATGTGAGCCTGCCGATCGCCGACATGGAGCGTTACACCCAGACGCTCGAAGCGAGGCTTGAAGCGTCGTGGCCCGACCCGCAGTTGATCGTGTTCGGCCATCTGGGCGACAGCAATCTGCATATTTCGGTCGGCGTGGGTAGCAAGGAGCCCGCAGTCCGCCGCGCCGTGGAAGCACTGGTCTATGAGCCACTGACGGCGCTGGGCGGCTCCATCTCTGCCGAGCACGGCATCGGTCTTGAAAAGCGTGCCTGGCTTGGAAGCTGCCGCAACGAGGCGGAGATCGAGTTGATGCAGACGCTGAAAAAGTCGCTCGACCCTTTTGGGCTGCTCAACCGCGGCAAAATACTCGACGAGACGCTTTTTGAGTAA
- the yajC gene encoding preprotein translocase subunit YajC has translation MLDFFISPAHAEGAAGGGGIAQIVMLVGFVLIFYFLLWRPQAKRAKQHKQLVTSLDKGDEVVIGGGLVGRVTKVSDEFLTLEVSEGTEVNVQKNAVAAVLPKGTIKSI, from the coding sequence ATGCTGGATTTCTTCATCTCGCCGGCGCATGCCGAAGGTGCCGCCGGCGGCGGCGGTATTGCCCAAATCGTCATGCTGGTCGGTTTCGTACTGATTTTCTACTTCCTGTTGTGGCGCCCGCAGGCCAAACGCGCCAAGCAGCACAAGCAGCTGGTCACAAGCCTGGATAAAGGCGATGAAGTGGTCATCGGCGGCGGTCTGGTCGGTCGCGTCACCAAGGTCAGCGACGAATTCCTGACCCTTGAAGTCTCCGAAGGCACCGAAGTGAACGTGCAGAAAAACGCCGTGGCCGCGGTACTGCCCAAGGGCACTATCAAGTCCATCTAA
- a CDS encoding branched-chain amino acid transaminase codes for MTPLYDRDGWIWQDGEWLEWRAAKMHLLTHTMHYGMGCFEGVRAYDGAGGTHIFRAAEHTRRLVESAHSLDIPLSFSEEALIAAQRACLARNALTDAYLKPTVFLGAEGLGLRAQGLQTHVMIAAWDLGPYISPQAATHGLRALTSSWARHHVNISLCRAKTSGHYVNSILALNTAVKAGFDETIMLDPEGYVAEASAANVFLLRDGVLHTPEVTSCLQGITRDSVIQLARQVLGLEVRERRITRDELYTADEAFLTGTAAEILPLRELDGRHIGTRAGAPPVSEPISHESVTARLQQLYRQAVRGELDEFKHWLTPA; via the coding sequence ATGACACCGCTATACGACCGTGACGGCTGGATCTGGCAGGATGGTGAATGGCTTGAATGGCGAGCCGCGAAAATGCACTTGCTCACCCATACCATGCACTATGGCATGGGCTGCTTCGAAGGCGTGCGCGCCTACGACGGAGCGGGCGGGACGCATATCTTTCGGGCGGCGGAGCATACCAGGCGGCTGGTGGAAAGCGCCCACTCGCTGGATATTCCGCTGTCGTTCAGCGAAGAAGCGCTGATCGCAGCCCAGCGCGCTTGCCTGGCGCGAAACGCGCTAACGGATGCCTATCTCAAACCGACCGTGTTTCTCGGCGCCGAAGGTTTAGGGTTACGCGCTCAGGGGCTGCAAACGCATGTGATGATCGCCGCCTGGGATCTGGGGCCGTACATTTCGCCCCAGGCGGCCACGCACGGGCTTCGCGCGCTGACCTCCTCCTGGGCACGCCACCACGTCAACATTAGCCTGTGCCGCGCCAAGACCAGCGGCCACTACGTCAACTCGATACTGGCGCTGAATACCGCAGTGAAGGCGGGCTTCGACGAAACCATCATGCTCGACCCCGAAGGCTACGTGGCCGAAGCCTCGGCAGCCAACGTCTTTCTGCTGCGCGACGGCGTACTGCACACGCCCGAGGTGACCTCGTGCCTGCAGGGCATCACGCGGGACAGCGTGATTCAGTTGGCCCGCCAAGTGCTCGGGTTGGAGGTACGCGAGCGGCGCATCACCCGCGACGAACTCTACACCGCCGACGAGGCGTTCTTGACCGGCACCGCCGCGGAGATTTTGCCACTGCGCGAGCTCGATGGGCGTCATATCGGCACCCGCGCCGGCGCGCCGCCGGTCAGTGAACCGATCAGCCATGAGAGCGTGACTGCCCGGTTGCAGCAGTTGTATCGCCAAGCGGTACGCGGAGAGCTTGATGAGTTTAAGCACTGGCTGACGCCCGCCTAA
- a CDS encoding class II histone deacetylase — MSQTGFYWHERCFWHDQGAIGVFSAPGEFLQPQPASESPDSKRRLKNILEVSGLIDELHVVKPAPAAREDLERFHSRRYLDALQAGDQGMGGNGGDCAPYTPGSWAAATQSAGLAIAAVEAVATGALDNAYALCRPPGHHAEADQGRGFCLLGNIPVAVMRARALGQIKRVAILDWDVHHGNGQQSAFYEEPDVLTVSIHQAANYPLDSGGFDEQGEGEGLGANLNLPLPPGCGIGAYEYAFERLVLPAIEAFAPEMIVVACGYDACAKDPLGKMLLNSQAFADMTSRLKALAERCCQGRLVLVHEGGYSEGYAPLCGHATLQALAGSHTAVPDPQNDEIAAWGYQALQPHQCALIDHWQTEWERNHR, encoded by the coding sequence ATGAGCCAAACCGGTTTTTACTGGCACGAGCGCTGCTTCTGGCACGACCAGGGCGCCATCGGCGTGTTTTCCGCCCCTGGCGAGTTCCTTCAGCCTCAACCCGCTTCAGAAAGCCCGGATAGCAAGCGGCGTCTCAAGAACATTCTCGAAGTCAGCGGGCTGATCGACGAACTTCACGTCGTCAAACCTGCCCCGGCGGCCCGTGAAGATCTCGAGCGGTTTCACAGCCGGCGCTATCTGGACGCGCTGCAAGCCGGTGATCAAGGCATGGGCGGAAATGGCGGCGACTGCGCCCCTTACACGCCGGGTAGCTGGGCGGCGGCGACTCAATCGGCGGGACTTGCCATCGCTGCTGTCGAGGCGGTTGCGACCGGTGCACTCGATAACGCCTACGCCCTTTGCCGCCCGCCGGGCCATCACGCCGAAGCTGACCAGGGCCGCGGCTTCTGCCTGCTGGGCAATATTCCGGTGGCGGTCATGCGCGCGCGTGCGCTGGGTCAAATCAAACGGGTCGCGATTCTCGACTGGGACGTGCACCACGGCAATGGCCAGCAGTCTGCGTTCTATGAAGAGCCCGACGTGCTCACCGTCTCGATCCACCAGGCGGCCAACTACCCGCTTGATAGCGGTGGTTTCGACGAGCAGGGCGAAGGCGAGGGCCTGGGCGCCAATCTCAACCTGCCCCTGCCGCCCGGGTGCGGTATTGGGGCCTACGAGTATGCGTTCGAGCGCTTGGTACTGCCGGCTATCGAGGCCTTCGCGCCGGAGATGATCGTTGTCGCCTGCGGATATGATGCCTGCGCCAAGGACCCGCTGGGCAAGATGCTGCTCAACAGCCAGGCCTTTGCCGATATGACGTCAAGGCTCAAGGCTTTGGCCGAGCGCTGCTGCCAGGGCCGGCTCGTGCTGGTTCATGAAGGTGGCTACTCGGAAGGATACGCACCGCTTTGTGGCCACGCCACGCTGCAGGCCTTGGCGGGTAGCCATACTGCCGTACCCGACCCGCAAAACGACGAGATCGCCGCTTGGGGTTACCAGGCATTACAGCCGCATCAGTGCGCGCTGATCGACCATTGGCAAACGGAGTGGGAGCGCAACCACCGATGA
- a CDS encoding ornithine cyclodeaminase family protein, with the protein MRVISSEEVARHLEWRGLIERLERTFLNGVESPPRHHHAMHRPDGEATMLLMPAWEAAGYIGVKMVNVFPQNAEAGVPAISGLYLLSEGKHGQPLACIDGSELTRRRTAAASALAARKLSLDTAETLLVVGTGKLAPMVIEAHASVRPIKRVLVWGRNPNKAAAIARDYADRFETRAVEDLAEAVAAADIVSCVTLSTQPLIKGEWLTPGTHLDLIGAFRPQMRETDAECLRLSEVFVDTYAGAKGEAGDILQAIDEGAFRFDDIQADLLEVLSGEHPGRSSREAITLFKSVGASLEDLAAAVEVWETLSGAEA; encoded by the coding sequence ATGCGAGTGATTTCGAGCGAGGAGGTGGCCCGTCACCTTGAATGGAGAGGCCTGATCGAACGACTCGAACGAACTTTCCTCAACGGCGTGGAGTCACCGCCGCGTCACCATCACGCCATGCATCGCCCCGACGGCGAAGCCACGATGCTCCTGATGCCCGCCTGGGAAGCCGCCGGCTACATCGGTGTGAAAATGGTGAACGTCTTTCCCCAGAACGCCGAGGCCGGCGTGCCGGCGATTTCCGGGCTTTATCTGCTCAGCGAAGGCAAACACGGCCAGCCCTTGGCGTGTATCGACGGCAGCGAACTGACCCGGCGTCGCACCGCGGCGGCGTCCGCGCTGGCGGCCCGCAAGCTCTCACTCGACACCGCCGAGACGCTGCTGGTCGTGGGCACCGGCAAGCTCGCCCCCATGGTGATCGAAGCCCACGCAAGCGTGCGGCCCATCAAACGGGTGCTGGTGTGGGGGCGAAACCCGAACAAGGCCGCCGCGATTGCCCGGGATTACGCCGACCGGTTCGAGACCCGCGCCGTCGAGGATTTGGCCGAGGCAGTGGCCGCGGCGGACATCGTCAGCTGCGTCACGCTCTCCACCCAGCCGTTGATCAAGGGCGAATGGCTCACGCCGGGCACTCACCTGGACTTGATCGGTGCCTTTCGCCCGCAGATGCGCGAAACCGATGCCGAGTGCCTGCGCCTGAGCGAGGTGTTCGTGGACACCTACGCCGGCGCGAAAGGCGAGGCGGGCGATATTCTGCAGGCCATCGACGAAGGGGCGTTTCGCTTTGATGACATTCAGGCCGATCTTTTGGAGGTGCTCAGCGGCGAGCATCCCGGGCGCTCCTCGCGTGAGGCGATCACGCTGTTCAAGTCCGTCGGCGCCTCCCTCGAGGATCTCGCCGCGGCGGTCGAGGTGTGGGAGACGCTGTCGGGTGCCGAGGCTTAG
- a CDS encoding ABC transporter ATP-binding protein, whose product MTQSNPSQAPGEAVLRIRDLSVALPKGADRALAVENVSYEVNRGEIMCIVGESGSGKSMAANTVMGLLPKGVRPVQGEITFEGQNLLALTEKQHMALRGLKIGMIFQEPMTALNPLMRVGAQIAEVFEAHGRLTPSERQARALELLIEVGLPQPEKAIRAYPFELSGGQRQRVMIAMALALEPVLLIADEPTTALDVTTQAQILELIRDLQRRRGMAVMFITHDFGVVAEIANRVCVMRHGKIVELGDADEVLGNPQHEYTQALIAAIPSNAVPPHREAREPAALLDIKHLNKVFRSRGGFLKPAREVRALDDVSLSLARGETVGIVGESGSGKSTLGRCVVRLEHPDDGELLLDGVNLSTLKGDALRRERHRVQMIFQDPYASLNPRTKVGMAIAQGAIANGTPKAKALAQAGELLDMVGLGASALDRFPHEFSGGQRQRIGIARALALNPELIVADEAVSALDVSIQAQVLELLEELKQRLSLSLLFITHDLRVAAQICDRIVVMQHGRIVEQGSAEQIFLHPREAYTRSLLEAIPGREAPVAASA is encoded by the coding sequence CCCAAGGGCGCGGATCGCGCCCTGGCGGTAGAGAACGTGAGCTACGAGGTGAACCGCGGCGAGATCATGTGCATAGTGGGTGAATCCGGGTCGGGCAAGTCCATGGCAGCCAATACGGTAATGGGGCTTCTGCCCAAGGGCGTACGCCCGGTACAAGGCGAGATCACCTTCGAGGGCCAGAACTTGCTCGCGCTTACCGAGAAGCAGCACATGGCGCTGCGCGGGCTCAAGATCGGCATGATTTTCCAGGAGCCGATGACCGCCCTGAACCCGCTGATGCGCGTGGGCGCCCAGATCGCCGAGGTGTTCGAGGCCCACGGCCGGTTGACCCCTTCCGAGCGCCAGGCACGCGCGCTGGAGCTGTTGATCGAGGTGGGCCTGCCGCAGCCGGAAAAGGCGATTCGCGCCTACCCCTTCGAGCTTTCCGGCGGCCAGCGTCAGCGGGTAATGATCGCCATGGCCCTGGCGCTCGAGCCGGTGCTCTTGATCGCCGATGAGCCGACCACTGCGTTGGATGTCACGACCCAGGCGCAGATCCTCGAGCTGATTCGCGATCTGCAGCGCCGCCGGGGGATGGCGGTGATGTTCATTACCCACGACTTCGGCGTGGTGGCCGAAATTGCCAACCGTGTCTGCGTGATGCGCCACGGCAAGATCGTCGAACTCGGCGACGCGGATGAGGTGCTCGGCAACCCGCAGCACGAATACACCCAGGCACTGATCGCCGCGATCCCGAGCAACGCCGTACCGCCCCACCGAGAGGCGCGTGAGCCCGCAGCGCTTCTGGATATCAAGCATCTCAACAAGGTGTTTCGCTCTCGCGGAGGCTTTTTGAAACCAGCGCGCGAAGTGCGTGCGCTGGACGATGTTTCGCTTTCGCTTGCTCGCGGCGAAACCGTTGGCATCGTCGGCGAATCCGGTTCGGGCAAGTCGACGCTTGGGCGCTGCGTCGTACGTCTGGAGCATCCGGACGACGGCGAACTGCTGCTCGACGGCGTGAACCTGTCAACGCTCAAGGGTGATGCCTTGCGCCGCGAGCGCCACCGGGTGCAGATGATTTTTCAGGATCCTTATGCCTCGCTCAACCCGCGCACCAAAGTGGGCATGGCGATCGCCCAGGGGGCGATCGCCAACGGCACACCCAAGGCAAAGGCGTTGGCGCAGGCGGGTGAACTCCTGGACATGGTGGGCCTGGGCGCCAGCGCTCTGGATCGCTTTCCCCACGAATTTTCCGGCGGCCAGCGCCAGCGTATCGGCATCGCTCGGGCGCTGGCGCTCAATCCGGAACTGATCGTAGCGGACGAGGCCGTCTCGGCGCTTGATGTCTCCATTCAGGCCCAGGTGCTGGAACTGCTCGAGGAGCTCAAGCAGCGCCTGTCGCTATCGCTATTGTTCATCACCCACGATTTACGTGTGGCCGCGCAGATCTGCGATCGCATCGTGGTCATGCAGCATGGTCGCATCGTCGAGCAGGGAAGCGCAGAGCAGATATTTTTACATCCCCGCGAGGCCTATACCCGCTCGCTGCTGGAGGCCATTCCCGGGCGTGAGGCGCCAGTGGCAGCCAGCGCCTAA
- the queA gene encoding tRNA preQ1(34) S-adenosylmethionine ribosyltransferase-isomerase QueA — translation MQRADFHFELPEELIARYPSEQRSDCRLLCLSGQNGAIDHRRFTDLLALLEPGDLLVFNDTRVIPARLHGQKASGGKVEMLLERPLDTHRGLAHLRSSKSPKPGTELIFEGGIHAVVEGRRDALFELRFLGETPMIALLEAHGHMPLPPYITRDDELSDRERYQTVYARRDGAVAAPTAGLHFDQPLLDALAEKGVESAFVTLHVGAGTFQPVRVDNILEHHMHSEWIEVGEEACQKVRDAQQAGRRVIAVGTTSVRCLESACQKSADGQIAPYSGDTDIFIYPGYEWRCVDALITNFHLPESTLLMLVSAFAGFDNIQRAYREAVSERYAFFSYGDAMLLTR, via the coding sequence ATGCAGCGCGCGGACTTTCATTTCGAGCTACCTGAAGAGCTGATCGCTCGCTACCCCTCCGAGCAGCGTAGCGACTGCCGTTTGCTGTGCCTGAGCGGCCAAAACGGCGCCATCGACCATCGCCGCTTCACCGATCTTCTCGCGCTTTTGGAGCCCGGCGACCTGCTGGTGTTCAACGACACCCGCGTGATTCCCGCCCGCCTGCACGGCCAGAAAGCCAGCGGCGGCAAAGTGGAAATGCTGCTGGAGCGCCCGCTGGATACCCACCGGGGCCTTGCACACCTGCGTTCGAGCAAGTCGCCCAAACCCGGCACCGAGCTGATCTTCGAAGGCGGCATTCACGCCGTGGTGGAAGGCCGGCGCGATGCGCTCTTTGAGCTGCGCTTTCTGGGCGAGACGCCGATGATCGCGCTTCTGGAAGCGCACGGCCACATGCCGCTGCCGCCTTACATCACCCGCGACGACGAGCTTTCCGACCGTGAGCGCTACCAGACCGTCTACGCCCGCCGCGACGGCGCGGTGGCCGCACCCACGGCGGGGCTTCACTTCGATCAACCGCTGCTGGACGCACTCGCCGAGAAAGGCGTGGAGAGCGCCTTCGTCACCCTGCACGTCGGCGCGGGCACCTTCCAGCCGGTGCGGGTGGACAACATCCTCGAGCACCACATGCATAGCGAGTGGATCGAGGTGGGTGAAGAGGCCTGCCAGAAGGTGCGCGACGCGCAACAGGCAGGGCGGCGTGTGATCGCCGTGGGCACTACCAGCGTGCGCTGTCTGGAGAGCGCTTGTCAGAAAAGTGCGGACGGCCAGATCGCCCCTTACAGTGGCGATACCGACATCTTCATTTACCCGGGCTACGAATGGCGTTGCGTGGACGCGCTCATCACCAACTTCCACCTGCCGGAATCGACGCTCTTGATGCTGGTGTCCGCCTTTGCGGGTTTTGACAACATCCAGCGCGCCTACCGGGAAGCGGTCAGCGAACGCTACGCCTTCTTCAGCTACGGCGACGCCATGCTGCTGACGCGCTGA
- a CDS encoding pyridoxal phosphate-dependent aminotransferase, with translation MPRYPDHLTGEGPVNPFPGIKVLERRIGREIPHRLGSNEGLDMPHRALREHFGDAATEHAYCYGDAEALGVRQRLSDQQGIKLDELLVDAGADSLIALSLRTTCMAGDTVISTAGTYPTFGYFAKGQGCRLVEPPYFEAPGVLAPNLDALAEAAHQENAQLVYLANPDNPSGYLHDDSAILKLREALPDHCWLLLDEAYGDFRDDAGSDFAARALPGVIRLRTLSKAHGMAGLRIGYAIADPAVLAMMMKVRIHYAVSAFTQAAAEVVLDNMDEVNQHVRDVKARRERLAEHFRALGADVLPSATNFIGIRLASSELAERVNRELLEDGRLIARPAHPALGHVLRVTAVADALKPGRLAILERAINASA, from the coding sequence ATGCCCCGCTACCCCGATCACCTGACCGGCGAAGGTCCGGTTAACCCGTTCCCCGGCATCAAGGTGCTGGAGAGACGCATCGGCCGCGAAATCCCCCATCGACTGGGTTCCAATGAAGGGCTCGATATGCCTCACCGGGCGCTGCGTGAGCATTTCGGCGATGCCGCCACCGAGCACGCCTACTGCTATGGCGATGCCGAAGCGCTGGGCGTGCGCCAACGTCTTAGCGATCAGCAGGGTATCAAGCTCGACGAGCTGCTGGTGGATGCCGGTGCCGACAGCCTGATCGCGCTTTCATTACGAACCACCTGCATGGCCGGCGACACGGTGATCAGCACCGCGGGCACCTACCCCACCTTTGGCTATTTTGCGAAAGGCCAGGGCTGCCGGCTGGTGGAACCGCCCTACTTTGAAGCACCCGGCGTACTCGCGCCGAACCTCGACGCATTGGCCGAAGCTGCGCACCAGGAAAACGCGCAGCTGGTGTATCTTGCCAATCCGGATAACCCAAGCGGCTATCTGCACGACGACAGCGCCATTTTGAAGCTAAGAGAAGCACTGCCCGATCACTGCTGGCTTCTGCTCGACGAGGCCTATGGCGATTTTCGCGACGATGCGGGCAGCGACTTTGCCGCTCGGGCGCTTCCCGGCGTCATTCGTTTGCGCACACTATCGAAAGCCCACGGAATGGCTGGGCTGCGTATCGGCTACGCCATTGCTGACCCTGCCGTGCTCGCCATGATGATGAAAGTGCGTATTCATTATGCGGTCTCGGCGTTCACCCAAGCGGCAGCGGAAGTGGTGCTGGATAACATGGACGAGGTCAATCAACACGTTCGTGACGTGAAAGCGCGCCGGGAGCGCCTCGCCGAGCATTTTCGCGCACTGGGGGCCGATGTGCTGCCAAGTGCCACTAATTTCATCGGTATTCGGCTGGCCAGCAGCGAGCTGGCCGAGCGCGTCAACCGCGAGCTGCTCGAAGATGGCCGGCTGATCGCCCGCCCGGCGCACCCGGCACTCGGCCACGTGCTCCGGGTGACTGCCGTGGCGGATGCGCTAAAACCCGGGCGGCTGGCCATTCTGGAGCGGGCGATCAACGCGTCCGCCTGA